One Nitrososphaerota archaeon genomic region harbors:
- a CDS encoding geranylgeranylglyceryl/heptaprenylglyceryl phosphate synthase has translation MNPPGPIEKHLIVRTKRSPICAALIDPEDFSPAQAAETADIAIRCGAALILVGGSTLADQGRLDAVVQAVKKRVTSPVVLFPGNVTGVSRHADAILFSSLLNSTNPYFIVGAQALGAMEVYKSGIESIPMAYLVFGNASATSFIGQVNSLPPSKPNLAVIYALAARYLGMRTLYLEAGSGANEPIPAETIRAVRKFYDGIMIVGGGVTSGETAGRAAKAGADILVVGNLLQTPHFDKTLKQITKAIKRR, from the coding sequence TTGAACCCTCCCGGACCAATTGAGAAACACCTCATCGTGAGAACGAAACGAAGTCCTATCTGTGCTGCTCTGATAGACCCAGAGGACTTCTCTCCAGCTCAAGCAGCGGAGACTGCCGACATCGCGATCAGGTGCGGAGCAGCCCTGATTCTGGTTGGAGGGTCCACTTTGGCGGACCAAGGGCGATTAGACGCGGTTGTGCAGGCCGTCAAGAAGCGCGTGACATCACCAGTGGTGCTGTTTCCAGGGAATGTCACAGGTGTATCACGTCACGCCGACGCGATCCTCTTCAGCAGCCTCCTCAACTCAACAAACCCCTACTTCATCGTGGGTGCCCAGGCCCTGGGCGCAATGGAGGTCTACAAGTCAGGAATCGAAAGCATACCCATGGCCTATCTGGTCTTTGGCAACGCAAGTGCTACGAGTTTTATCGGCCAGGTAAACAGCCTCCCGCCTTCGAAGCCGAACCTCGCCGTGATCTACGCCCTTGCAGCTAGATATCTCGGAATGAGAACCCTCTACCTGGAAGCTGGCAGCGGAGCCAACGAGCCTATCCCCGCAGAGACAATCAGGGCCGTGAGAAAGTTCTATGACGGAATCATGATCGTCGGTGGCGGAGTCACATCCGGCGAAACGGCTGGTAGGGCGGCCAAGGCTGGAGCGGACATCCTTGTCGTGGGGAACCTGTTGCAAACCCCGCATTTCGACAAGACCCTCAAACAAATCACAAAAGCGATTAAGCGAAGATAG
- a CDS encoding MFS transporter, translated as MPSSSGSLWKIGLIPQAVANGLASILVLFFLISDLKGGLVDIGLVAGVSALALIPSQMLWGRLIDSAGRCKPFLVFGFLGMGAAFAAFPWAGSVSALIALVSLKSVLYAATLPARQLLTVESEHRDGWQKGLANMQFLTASGETIGMGIGAALVSSVGFAQLFLMCGALCGVSGIALGVLAQEPGLMIQRRLVALERSTSAIITVSHVVGTLRTSSHGFDYGKLLGSLNRSTKCLMLGIFGFALAGSAFYSPLPAYFLRFYSPQSVFLVFFGGSLAGALSYLVVGRRGWGAGKSLALSSSVRVVVLPLLLLAALGATPGLVAALVVLAVLEGVWSLFDVSSTFAFLETARVGRAGFYGALMGLGSAAGGFLGGFVSMRFDFASLFVLCSVICAGAFVAFMLQFRGSGLFAS; from the coding sequence ATGCCGTCCTCTTCTGGCAGCCTCTGGAAGATCGGCCTGATCCCCCAGGCCGTTGCAAACGGACTTGCGAGCATACTCGTCCTGTTCTTTCTGATTTCTGACTTGAAAGGAGGGCTCGTCGATATTGGGTTGGTCGCCGGAGTGTCGGCCCTGGCCCTGATACCCTCGCAGATGCTGTGGGGGAGGCTGATCGACTCCGCTGGAAGGTGCAAGCCATTCCTCGTCTTCGGCTTCCTAGGCATGGGCGCCGCGTTCGCCGCCTTCCCTTGGGCAGGGAGTGTATCGGCGCTCATAGCCCTCGTTTCTCTGAAGTCGGTCCTCTACGCGGCGACCCTCCCTGCCCGGCAGCTCCTCACTGTGGAATCCGAACATCGGGATGGGTGGCAGAAAGGACTGGCGAACATGCAGTTTCTGACGGCTTCGGGCGAGACCATCGGGATGGGCATCGGGGCGGCTTTGGTGAGCAGCGTGGGTTTCGCTCAGCTGTTCCTAATGTGCGGAGCGCTCTGTGGAGTTTCTGGAATCGCGCTGGGAGTCCTCGCCCAAGAGCCAGGCCTGATGATTCAGAGGAGGCTCGTGGCGCTTGAACGTTCTACATCTGCCATAATCACCGTGTCGCACGTCGTAGGGACTCTGAGAACCTCATCCCATGGGTTCGATTACGGGAAGCTGTTAGGGTCACTGAACCGCTCGACGAAGTGCCTGATGCTCGGCATCTTCGGCTTCGCCCTCGCCGGATCGGCGTTCTATTCCCCGCTCCCGGCCTACTTCCTCCGATTCTATTCGCCGCAGTCGGTGTTCCTGGTGTTCTTCGGGGGTTCGCTGGCAGGGGCCCTGTCCTACCTCGTCGTAGGGCGTCGTGGCTGGGGTGCTGGTAAGAGCTTGGCCCTCTCATCGTCCGTGAGGGTGGTGGTGTTACCCCTCTTGCTCTTGGCGGCCCTGGGTGCTACTCCTGGGCTCGTGGCAGCTTTGGTGGTGCTTGCGGTGCTGGAAGGGGTCTGGTCGCTCTTCGATGTCTCCAGTACGTTCGCGTTTCTTGAGACTGCGCGGGTGGGACGGGCCGGGTTCTACGGCGCGCTTATGGGGCTGGGAAGTGCCGCGGGTGGATTCCTCGGAGGGTTCGTCTCAATGCGGTTCGACTTCGCGTCCCTGTTCGTGCTCTGCAGTGTAATTTGCGCGGGGGCCTTTGTGGCTTTCATGTTGCAGTTCAGGGGCTCGGGTTTGTTTGCGAGTTAG
- a CDS encoding serine hydroxymethyltransferase codes for MPSYESEFKSVIRKVRAHEKWFSESLPMIASENVASRRVREVMASDLGHRYAEGWPGERVYAGCKYIDQIELEAIALGKKLFKADFVDVRPTSGVVANLAVYSALSGPGDIMLALSIPNGGHISHGKKDFSGSAGLVHSLEIEYFAFDKNQMNIDVDESKKRIRALKSVKLAMFGASLFLFPHPVKELAETIREAGGTVCYDAAHVIGLIAGGVFQDPLREGAQVMTFSTHKTLFGPQGGAIVSGSEFADRLKKGVFPGTTSNHHLHSMAGKALVFAEFLQFGHKYARDVVRNAKALAEELAALGENVLGEKNGYTMSHQVAVDVSKYSDGGTIEKLLEAQNIIVNRQLIPGDLQAGRHYTNPGGIRLGVAELTRLGMGREEMKEVARTLHQALAGAKKREVLGRVKELRKGFQTVGYSFGESPAYFFR; via the coding sequence ATGCCATCCTACGAATCGGAGTTCAAGTCTGTAATCCGCAAGGTGAGGGCGCACGAGAAATGGTTCTCCGAAAGCCTGCCGATGATCGCCAGCGAGAACGTGGCCTCGAGGAGGGTGAGGGAGGTCATGGCGTCGGACCTTGGGCACAGGTACGCAGAGGGGTGGCCGGGAGAGAGGGTCTACGCGGGGTGCAAGTACATCGACCAGATCGAGCTCGAGGCGATTGCGCTCGGCAAGAAGCTGTTCAAGGCAGACTTCGTGGACGTCAGGCCGACGTCGGGGGTCGTCGCGAACCTGGCGGTCTACTCGGCCCTCAGCGGCCCCGGCGACATCATGCTGGCTCTGTCAATCCCCAACGGCGGGCATATCTCCCACGGCAAGAAGGACTTCTCAGGCTCTGCAGGCCTGGTCCACTCGCTGGAGATCGAATATTTCGCGTTTGACAAGAATCAGATGAACATCGACGTCGACGAGTCGAAGAAGAGAATCAGGGCCCTGAAGTCCGTGAAACTGGCGATGTTCGGGGCGAGCCTCTTCCTCTTTCCTCACCCGGTCAAGGAGCTGGCCGAGACGATCCGCGAGGCCGGAGGGACTGTTTGCTATGATGCGGCCCATGTCATCGGCCTGATCGCCGGCGGCGTGTTCCAGGACCCCCTGCGCGAGGGGGCCCAGGTTATGACCTTCAGCACCCACAAGACCCTGTTCGGCCCCCAGGGAGGGGCGATAGTTTCTGGAAGTGAGTTCGCGGACCGGCTGAAGAAGGGGGTCTTCCCGGGGACGACGAGCAACCACCATCTCCACAGCATGGCCGGCAAGGCCCTCGTCTTCGCGGAGTTCCTGCAGTTCGGGCACAAGTACGCGAGGGATGTGGTCAGGAACGCGAAAGCCCTGGCGGAGGAGCTGGCCGCCCTTGGAGAGAACGTCCTGGGCGAAAAGAACGGCTACACCATGTCCCACCAGGTCGCGGTCGACGTCAGCAAGTACTCCGACGGGGGGACCATCGAGAAGCTCCTTGAGGCCCAGAACATCATTGTGAACCGGCAGCTGATACCCGGGGACCTGCAGGCGGGCAGGCACTACACGAACCCCGGGGGGATCAGGCTGGGGGTAGCGGAACTGACGCGACTCGGGATGGGCAGGGAGGAGATGAAGGAAGTGGCGCGGACCCTCCACCAGGCGCTGGCGGGCGCAAAGAAGCGGGAAGTCCTCGGCAGGGTGAAAGAACTCAGGAAGGGGTTCCAGACGGTGGGCTACTCCTTCGGGGAGTCACCGGCTTACTTTTTCCGCTAG
- a CDS encoding orc1/cdc6 family replication initiation protein has translation MSGIDEIFRRAKEGKALFVDRNALSPEFIPQKLPFRDSQTKAVAEVLAPVLHGSKPSNLLLYGKTGTGKTAVARYVLSKLKQESGGGSLVVAYVNTRLANTEYRALAELGQAVDVPIPFTGLSIGEVVGRVFKEIQSKKSHVVLVMDEIDYLVKTFGDGILYEFTRSSEKLTPGFLSLVGISNDLKFKEGLDPRVLSSLSEEELVFPPYTVEELREILTERAKMAFRPSAASAAAINLCAAMAGSEHGDARRAIDLLRIAGEVAEREGLKQIDDDCIRRASDKMEHDRVEDAIHSLPVQTKAVLLAVSKFKSGTNTGELYQMYSNTCKKAGLETLTQRRISGILAELDLLGLIEASVVSKGRRGRTKRIQLLIDTKALDKILSEDTTFGKAS, from the coding sequence TTGTCAGGCATAGACGAGATCTTTCGGAGAGCGAAAGAAGGGAAGGCGCTTTTCGTCGACCGGAACGCGCTCAGCCCTGAGTTCATCCCCCAGAAGCTACCGTTTCGAGACTCCCAGACCAAAGCCGTGGCCGAGGTCCTTGCCCCAGTCCTGCACGGATCGAAGCCATCCAACCTACTTCTCTACGGAAAGACGGGAACGGGAAAGACGGCGGTTGCCAGGTACGTCCTTTCCAAGCTCAAACAGGAATCCGGAGGAGGCTCACTTGTGGTGGCTTACGTCAACACCAGGCTGGCCAACACCGAATATCGGGCTCTGGCCGAGCTCGGTCAGGCCGTCGATGTCCCGATTCCATTCACGGGCCTTTCAATCGGGGAGGTCGTCGGACGGGTCTTCAAAGAAATCCAGTCAAAGAAATCGCACGTGGTCCTGGTCATGGATGAAATCGACTACCTCGTCAAGACCTTCGGCGACGGGATACTCTACGAGTTCACCCGATCGAGCGAGAAGCTCACTCCCGGGTTCCTTTCTCTGGTCGGAATATCTAACGACCTGAAGTTCAAGGAGGGCCTGGACCCACGGGTCCTGAGTAGCCTGAGCGAAGAGGAGCTGGTCTTCCCACCCTACACCGTTGAGGAGCTCAGGGAGATACTAACCGAGAGGGCGAAGATGGCTTTCAGGCCTTCGGCCGCATCGGCAGCTGCAATCAACCTCTGCGCAGCCATGGCAGGCTCAGAGCACGGGGACGCGAGGCGGGCAATAGACCTCCTGAGGATAGCAGGAGAGGTGGCAGAAAGAGAAGGCCTCAAGCAGATTGACGACGACTGCATCCGCAGGGCCTCAGATAAGATGGAACACGACAGGGTCGAAGACGCAATCCACTCGCTGCCGGTCCAGACCAAGGCGGTCCTCCTCGCAGTCTCGAAGTTCAAAAGCGGGACCAACACCGGAGAGCTCTACCAGATGTACAGCAACACCTGCAAGAAGGCAGGCCTCGAGACGCTGACGCAAAGGCGGATCAGCGGGATACTCGCCGAGCTGGATCTGCTGGGCTTGATCGAGGCCTCGGTGGTCAGCAAGGGAAGGCGAGGGCGGACCAAGCGCATCCAGTTGCTGATAGACACTAAGGCCCTGGACAAGATACTCTCAGAAGACACCACGTTCGGCAAGGCAAGTTAG
- a CDS encoding preprotein translocase subunit Sec61beta codes for MSKKNNAPMPASSAGLLTFFNEETQGVKIRPEIILIGSISLITASIVINVVF; via the coding sequence ATGAGCAAGAAGAACAACGCACCGATGCCCGCGTCCAGCGCAGGCCTCCTGACCTTCTTCAACGAGGAGACACAGGGCGTCAAGATCAGGCCGGAGATAATCCTCATCGGCTCCATATCCCTGATCACTGCGTCAATTGTCATCAACGTCGTCTTCTGA
- a CDS encoding BlaI/MecI/CopY family transcriptional regulator, with amino-acid sequence MRKRIKIELEDEEGTKYTLALEGKVSRDKVMKAMDMLEVMDVPLEHSPRAPDEGTFFGKMMTLLETTFAAGDFSSSDVAREFEDKYNQPVKLSTISTYLARLADKQYIKRERFGNSWVYRRVYLRTSQLAER; translated from the coding sequence TTGCGAAAACGGATTAAGATTGAGCTCGAAGACGAGGAAGGAACCAAGTACACACTGGCACTCGAAGGCAAGGTCTCGCGCGACAAGGTGATGAAGGCCATGGACATGTTGGAAGTCATGGACGTCCCACTGGAGCACTCACCTAGGGCCCCCGACGAAGGGACCTTCTTCGGCAAGATGATGACGCTGCTGGAGACCACGTTCGCGGCTGGCGACTTCTCCTCCTCAGACGTCGCGCGCGAGTTCGAGGACAAGTACAACCAGCCGGTGAAGCTCAGCACGATCTCCACCTACCTGGCAAGGCTGGCCGACAAGCAGTACATCAAACGCGAACGCTTCGGGAACTCCTGGGTGTACAGACGGGTCTATCTCAGGACGAGCCAGCTGGCAGAAAGATAA
- the polC gene encoding DNA polymerase II large subunit: MSFSAEVAWERARKLAPFPASLDSYYHDILSQYASMQETASKARAMGLDPVDNIESKTVFDLADRVNQMLRLDQFEGLVDRLRELLHTVSKERAALTISQEIALGKFGALDRQEALSYGVRAGLAVMTDGVTVAPLEGISGVTIKQNDDNSDYVSVSYAGPMRSAGGTEAAFSLVIADATGKKLGLSNYRARQEEIDRFAEELRIYEREVGNFQYKVTDDDIRRAIGNLPVEIDGLETDPIEVVVHRNLKRVSTDRLRGGALRVLNDGVIGRAHKLAKKLGALNISGWEWLTEIKGGTQQTSNETEQGGAHFEEVISGRAVLSRPRTRGGFRLRYGRSMNTGLSTLGIHPAVAVLLDYPVVCGTQVKVDLPGKAATIAFVDSIEGPTVLFKDGSIRRISSILDAEQGRENLEKIIDLGDVLISYGDFLENNKNLPPSPYVSEWWVQDFAQALATTPGATERLGAAGVASERTAQLSLGIGLTPTAAEALAISKALGIPLHPTYTPRFDRVSPADLAEVRQNSRLEGRDVRVDITLHHVEWVLRNCLVEHKIEGDSALLTGDAALILTSLLRLEDKTEVPLPSESADFVKALSGISIGKQDTTTIGVRVGRPEKAMVRKMKPPVHALFPVGFSGGAYRDVITASKRGPIDVEVVNKFCPECRQRRLSSKCEICGTMTIPFKACPRDGTTTSDEVCPNCRAKTIPYSHMQLDLHAKLEGIRARIPFESARRVKGVKGLTSGSKTPEPLEKGIIRSRHNVFVYKDGTLRIDVTNAPLTHFRPRDIKSDPEALVRLGYERDAGGAPVEKDDQILELKPQDIIVPVDIAEDLVRMAQFVDDELQNIYGLPPYYNVQGPSDLRGKILIGLAPHTSVGVVGRVIGFSSTQVCFANPYWHSAKRRDCDGDGDSLLLLMDVLLNFSLEYIPHQIGGLMDTPLLVQPILIPSEVDEQAHNFDIASFYPREFYEKTQGAPTAASVEPLVERIGSRLDSETQFYGYGFTHSTSALTVKRSRGSYSTLRTLNEKISKQIEVASKVEAVSTKEVVESIIKTHLIRDIMGNAKKYATQSFKCRKCGTTMRRPPLSHSCPNCRGEIRGTLTRASVEKYRAIANRLANEYDVDPYLKNRLDMLGRELDQLLSGERKADQLELTDFLKPVLAEKVSR; encoded by the coding sequence ATGTCTTTCTCCGCCGAAGTCGCATGGGAGCGCGCCCGCAAGCTTGCACCATTCCCGGCGAGCCTTGATTCTTACTACCACGACATCCTCTCACAGTACGCATCCATGCAAGAGACGGCCTCCAAAGCAAGGGCCATGGGACTGGACCCGGTCGACAACATCGAGAGCAAGACGGTGTTCGACTTGGCCGACAGGGTCAACCAGATGCTCCGGCTGGACCAGTTCGAAGGCCTGGTCGACAGGCTGAGAGAACTCCTCCACACGGTGTCGAAGGAACGGGCGGCGCTCACCATCTCGCAGGAGATAGCACTGGGCAAGTTCGGCGCACTCGACAGGCAGGAAGCGCTGAGCTACGGGGTCCGGGCAGGCCTTGCGGTAATGACCGACGGGGTCACGGTGGCGCCCCTCGAGGGCATCTCCGGCGTCACGATAAAACAGAACGACGACAACAGCGACTACGTCTCGGTCTCATATGCGGGCCCGATGCGCTCTGCAGGTGGCACGGAAGCCGCCTTCTCTCTCGTCATAGCGGACGCGACTGGAAAGAAGCTCGGGTTGTCAAACTACAGGGCGAGGCAGGAGGAGATCGACCGCTTCGCAGAGGAGCTCAGGATCTACGAGAGGGAGGTCGGCAACTTCCAGTACAAGGTGACGGACGACGACATCAGAAGGGCCATCGGCAACCTTCCGGTGGAAATCGACGGACTCGAAACAGACCCCATCGAAGTTGTAGTCCACAGGAACCTGAAGCGGGTCTCCACCGACAGGCTCAGGGGAGGGGCGCTCAGGGTCCTGAACGACGGCGTCATAGGCCGAGCCCACAAGCTCGCGAAGAAGCTAGGGGCCCTCAACATCTCGGGCTGGGAGTGGCTAACGGAGATCAAGGGTGGGACCCAGCAGACCAGCAATGAGACGGAACAGGGTGGGGCCCACTTCGAGGAGGTCATTTCAGGGAGGGCGGTCCTCTCGAGGCCCCGGACCAGGGGAGGCTTCAGGCTCAGATATGGACGGTCCATGAACACCGGGCTCTCCACTCTGGGGATTCACCCGGCCGTGGCCGTATTGCTCGACTATCCGGTCGTCTGCGGCACCCAGGTGAAGGTCGACCTTCCAGGAAAAGCAGCTACCATCGCATTCGTCGATTCGATCGAGGGCCCGACGGTGCTCTTCAAGGACGGCAGCATACGACGAATCTCTTCAATCCTCGACGCAGAGCAGGGACGGGAGAACCTAGAGAAGATCATCGACCTCGGGGACGTCCTGATCAGCTACGGCGACTTCCTAGAGAACAACAAGAACCTACCTCCCTCGCCTTACGTTTCAGAATGGTGGGTCCAGGACTTCGCCCAGGCCCTCGCGACCACACCGGGTGCCACAGAGAGACTAGGAGCTGCCGGAGTTGCTTCGGAAAGGACGGCCCAGCTCAGCTTAGGCATAGGCCTGACCCCAACCGCCGCCGAGGCACTGGCGATATCGAAAGCACTAGGGATACCACTTCATCCAACGTACACTCCCAGATTCGACAGGGTCAGCCCCGCAGATTTGGCCGAGGTCCGTCAGAATAGCAGGCTGGAGGGACGTGACGTTCGGGTCGACATCACGTTGCATCACGTCGAATGGGTCCTCCGGAATTGCCTCGTCGAACACAAGATCGAGGGAGATTCCGCACTGCTGACGGGCGACGCCGCGTTGATTCTGACTTCTCTCCTCAGACTCGAAGACAAAACAGAGGTTCCGCTCCCCTCGGAATCGGCAGACTTCGTGAAAGCCCTCTCAGGCATCTCAATCGGTAAGCAGGACACAACCACTATCGGCGTCAGAGTGGGAAGGCCGGAGAAGGCAATGGTGAGAAAGATGAAGCCCCCGGTCCACGCACTCTTTCCGGTCGGATTCTCGGGCGGAGCGTACAGAGACGTAATCACAGCATCAAAACGCGGACCTATCGACGTCGAAGTCGTAAACAAGTTCTGCCCCGAGTGCCGTCAAAGGCGCCTCTCCTCCAAGTGCGAGATCTGCGGTACGATGACAATCCCCTTCAAAGCCTGTCCACGAGACGGGACTACAACCTCTGACGAGGTCTGCCCCAACTGCAGAGCCAAGACCATCCCCTACTCTCACATGCAGCTCGACCTTCACGCGAAGCTCGAGGGAATAAGGGCCAGAATCCCGTTCGAGTCCGCCAGGCGCGTCAAGGGAGTCAAAGGCCTCACCAGCGGGTCCAAGACCCCCGAGCCGCTCGAGAAGGGCATCATAAGAAGCAGGCACAACGTGTTCGTCTACAAGGACGGGACCCTCAGGATCGACGTGACCAACGCTCCCCTGACTCACTTCAGGCCACGCGACATAAAATCCGACCCCGAGGCCCTCGTCAGGCTTGGCTATGAGAGGGACGCCGGGGGGGCGCCCGTCGAGAAGGACGACCAGATCCTAGAGCTGAAGCCGCAGGACATCATAGTCCCGGTGGACATCGCCGAAGACCTCGTCAGGATGGCCCAGTTCGTGGACGACGAGCTCCAGAACATTTACGGCCTTCCACCCTACTACAACGTCCAGGGCCCGTCCGACCTGAGAGGCAAGATACTCATCGGGCTCGCCCCCCACACATCGGTGGGCGTGGTCGGAAGGGTCATCGGCTTCTCCTCGACCCAGGTCTGTTTCGCCAACCCCTACTGGCATTCGGCCAAGAGGCGGGACTGCGACGGGGACGGCGACTCCCTCCTGCTTCTGATGGACGTCCTCCTCAACTTCTCCCTCGAATACATCCCTCACCAGATCGGTGGGCTCATGGACACCCCGCTTCTCGTGCAGCCGATTCTGATCCCGTCCGAAGTTGACGAGCAGGCCCACAACTTCGACATCGCCTCCTTCTATCCGCGCGAGTTCTACGAGAAGACCCAGGGAGCGCCGACGGCCGCCTCGGTGGAGCCACTGGTCGAGCGCATCGGGTCGAGGCTGGACAGCGAGACCCAGTTCTACGGCTACGGCTTCACCCACTCGACGAGCGCCCTGACGGTCAAACGTTCCAGGGGGTCGTACTCCACACTGCGGACTCTGAACGAGAAGATATCGAAGCAGATCGAAGTCGCGTCCAAGGTGGAGGCCGTCTCGACCAAGGAGGTCGTCGAGTCGATCATCAAGACCCACCTGATCAGGGACATAATGGGGAACGCGAAGAAGTACGCCACCCAGTCGTTCAAGTGCAGGAAGTGCGGCACCACCATGCGTCGCCCCCCTCTTTCCCACAGCTGCCCGAACTGCAGAGGGGAAATCAGAGGCACTCTCACCAGGGCCTCGGTGGAGAAGTACCGGGCCATTGCCAACAGGCTGGCGAACGAATACGACGTCGACCCCTACCTGAAGAACAGACTGGACATGCTAGGTAGGGAGCTGGACCAGCTCCTTTCCGGCGAGAGGAAGGCCGACCAGCTCGAGCTGACCGATTTCCTGAAACCGGTCCTAGCGGAAAAAGTAAGCCGGTGA
- a CDS encoding DNA-directed DNA polymerase II small subunit yields the protein MSESKAVARVLASGYILDAKAFDMINQIPSDFDVEGIIQKLLEQKAGSGGEGKVITESDVAKVIPEGLSHGGREDQAVLGEFADLEVISDPTLAIAPAEASEGFNRLFRDRYQRLYSILRGRMDTKTSASVSTTKGLPPNKKVKVAGLLMERSSRRGSVELKVDDPSGTMRVVCQDPLAERSALEAPLDSMVVVEVSRGRTGQLYAHSVVLPDVPNRKPMSSSHRVYAVLLSDLHIGSRMFLGDDFRRFLQWMNGGLGDKDIVDRVKYVVIAGDLVDGVGVYPGQEFQLAEKDPKKQYEMAAELLKQIPGDVQIVVSPGNHDAVRQALPQPAVSVDLAESLYGMDNVRWVGDPAYIKLHGVMFLVYHGKSLDDIIATTPDLAYDRPTDAMKLLLRSRHLAPTYGKRTALSPELRDFMVIDPVPDVLHSGHVHTFGELNYRGTMLVNSGTWQGQTNFQSNMGLEPTPSVIPVLDLSTVKAIRRNFGAAGFPAS from the coding sequence ATGTCCGAGTCGAAGGCCGTCGCCAGGGTTCTGGCGTCAGGCTACATCTTGGACGCGAAGGCGTTTGACATGATCAATCAGATTCCGTCCGACTTCGACGTCGAAGGCATCATCCAGAAACTGCTCGAGCAGAAAGCCGGGTCGGGGGGCGAGGGCAAAGTCATCACGGAGAGCGACGTCGCCAAGGTCATCCCCGAGGGCCTGAGCCATGGGGGGCGGGAGGACCAGGCTGTCCTTGGCGAGTTCGCGGACCTGGAAGTCATCTCGGACCCGACCCTGGCCATAGCTCCTGCTGAAGCGTCTGAGGGGTTCAACCGGCTCTTTCGGGACAGGTACCAGAGGCTCTACTCAATCCTCCGCGGCAGGATGGACACCAAGACGAGCGCCAGCGTCTCCACGACGAAGGGCCTCCCGCCGAACAAGAAGGTCAAGGTCGCAGGACTCCTGATGGAGCGCAGCAGCAGGCGGGGAAGCGTCGAGTTGAAGGTGGACGACCCGTCCGGGACGATGCGTGTGGTCTGCCAAGACCCGCTGGCCGAGAGGTCTGCTTTGGAGGCGCCCCTGGACAGCATGGTCGTGGTCGAGGTGTCGCGCGGCAGGACGGGCCAGCTCTACGCCCACTCGGTCGTCCTCCCCGACGTCCCAAACAGGAAGCCAATGTCTTCGTCCCACAGAGTCTACGCCGTCCTCCTCTCCGACCTACACATCGGGAGCAGGATGTTCCTGGGAGATGACTTCCGGCGCTTCCTGCAGTGGATGAACGGCGGGTTGGGGGACAAGGACATAGTGGACCGTGTGAAGTATGTGGTGATCGCAGGAGACCTGGTCGATGGGGTAGGCGTCTATCCTGGGCAGGAGTTCCAGCTGGCGGAGAAGGACCCCAAGAAGCAGTATGAGATGGCAGCCGAGCTCCTGAAGCAGATTCCAGGGGACGTCCAGATCGTGGTCTCGCCGGGGAACCACGACGCCGTCAGGCAGGCCCTGCCCCAGCCGGCCGTGTCGGTGGACCTCGCGGAATCGCTGTACGGAATGGACAACGTCAGGTGGGTGGGCGACCCTGCATACATCAAGTTGCACGGTGTCATGTTCCTGGTATACCATGGCAAGAGCCTAGACGACATCATAGCGACCACCCCCGACCTCGCCTATGATCGGCCGACTGATGCGATGAAGCTCCTGCTGCGGTCCAGACATCTGGCGCCAACCTATGGCAAGCGGACGGCTCTGTCCCCTGAGCTCCGCGACTTCATGGTCATAGACCCGGTGCCAGACGTCCTGCACTCAGGACATGTCCACACCTTCGGAGAGCTGAACTACAGGGGGACGATGCTAGTCAACTCCGGGACGTGGCAGGGGCAGACTAACTTCCAATCGAACATGGGCCTCGAGCCGACACCGAGCGTAATTCCCGTCCTCGACCTGTCAACGGTGAAAGCGATCAGACGGAACTTCGGCGCGGCGGGCTTCCCAGCTTCCTAA